The DNA segment AACAGGGAGGATTGATTTATTTCAATCCTCTTTTTTTATATGTTATTATTACCATAAATTTGCAGCATTAAAAAAAACCACGCTTTGAAGATTTTTCATTCCATCAACGATTTCAAGTCAACCAAAAAAACCATCCTCACCCTAGGTACCTTTGACGGCGTGCATGTTGGTCACAAAAAAATACTGGAAAAAGTTACCCAAAACACGGAAAACGGAAAATACGAAAGTCTGGTGCTTACTTTTTTTCCGCATCCTCGAATGGTTTTACACGGGCAATCCGAAGTTAAACTACTCAACACGATTGACGAAAAAATAAATTTATTGGAAAAAGCAGGCATTCAAAATCTTGTTATCCATCCTTTTGACGAAAAATTTTCGAGATTGACTGCCGAAGAATTTGTCAAAACCGTTCTTGTGGATCAATTCCATATCAAAAAAATAATTATCGGCCACGATCATCGTTTTGGGAAAAACAGAACGGCCGACATCAATGACTTGATAGCTTTTGGACAACAACATAATTTTGAAGTGGAACAAATTTCCGCACAGGAAATAAACGATGTCTCGATAAGTTCCACCAAAATTAGAAACGCCTTGATGGAAGGAAACATGGCTTTGGCCAATGAATATTTGGGCTACGACTATTTCTTGACAGGAACCATTTCTAGAGGAAAACAATTGGGAAGAACCATCGGATTTCCAACGGCAAACCTTAAAATTGAAGAAAACTACAAACTCATTCCGCAAAACGGCGCTTATGTGGTCAAAAGCACAATCGACCAAAAAACGGCGTACGGAATGATGAATATTGGCTA comes from the Flavobacterium limnophilum genome and includes:
- a CDS encoding bifunctional riboflavin kinase/FAD synthetase, whose protein sequence is MKIFHSINDFKSTKKTILTLGTFDGVHVGHKKILEKVTQNTENGKYESLVLTFFPHPRMVLHGQSEVKLLNTIDEKINLLEKAGIQNLVIHPFDEKFSRLTAEEFVKTVLVDQFHIKKIIIGHDHRFGKNRTADINDLIAFGQQHNFEVEQISAQEINDVSISSTKIRNALMEGNMALANEYLGYDYFLTGTISRGKQLGRTIGFPTANLKIEENYKLIPQNGAYVVKSTIDQKTAYGMMNIGYNPTVAGENLSIEIHYFDFDQDIYDQKIAVSILERLRPEQKFGSVDLLKEQLKKDKQTALEFINKR